The region TCCCGTGGGTCCAAGTACCCATGCACGAACTCGAGGCCGGATGTGCCTTGCTGCTACTAACAGGGTCACTGTCACAGCTCGACATGTCTGCATGTACACTTCACGAGCATTCTACTCGTGGCTCCATTCATCATCAATGTCTCTGCAAATTGGAAGAGctggctcgctcgcgatggGTCCCTGCCTCTTCGAAAAAATGGATCCAGGTACGTGGAGAACAACTCACCTCGCAGGAGGTCATTGCGTACGGCCGCCGTGGCTGGACATAGCCCTTGCTCCTCTACATCGCCCCTAGAGACTATTGAGTCAAAGTTCTCCTAGTTAGTACAACGGTTAGTATATGTCGCTCTCATGTGTTTCACTGTGTGGCGCCGACAAGACCCGGGTTCGACTCCCGGATTGGGAACTCTTTTTCTTGATCAATCTCCCTCTTGCACAGCGTCAAAGCTGTTCAGATTTTCTCAACTAGCACGTGCCTCCCAGTTAGTACAACGGTCAGTATATGTCGCTTTCATGTGGTCCTTCACCAGTGGGGCGCCGACAAGACCCGGGTTCGACTCCCGGATTGGGAACATTTTTGCTTTTATTTTTCGTGGTCCGTGCAGGGTCGGCACTATTTCACATCCAAGATCATGGACCGACTAGCCCGTGTGTTCACGCGTTACCGCTATACTGGCATCTGGGTCGTGGGGTTTTTGGTGGGTCTCTGTACTGGCTTGGGAGCTCTGGCACTAGCGAGAGCTCATCGAGCGCTTGAGCGTGCCAGCATCCGACGCAAAGTGGCTCGATCATCGCCGAACAACGACTTTGTGCCAATTCAACTTCAACAGAGTCATTCGATCGTCTCAGGCGTCGAAGGCATGATCGGCAATACGCCCCTTGTGCGTATCAGGAGTCTATCAGATCTGACAGGCTGCGAGATCCTAGGCAAAGCGGAATTTGTGAACCCTGGAGGCAGCCCCAAGGACCGTGTAGCATTGCAAATCATCACAGAGGCCGAAAAAGATGAGCTGCTCGTACCACACACGGGGTCGTGGATTTTCGAAGGTACCGTAGGCTCAACGGGTATATCGCTAGCTACGTTGGCTTGTGCCAAAGGCTACCGCTGCTGTATTGTTGTGCCGGATGATGTGGCCGAAGAAAAAGCCACTCTGCTGCGTCGGTTGGGCGCAGTTGTGGAAGCAGTGCGTCCGCGGGGTATTGTGGATCCGCGCCACTTTGTCAATGAGGCACGGACGCGTGCGCAGTCCTGGAAGCCGAATCGCCATGAGCCGTGTGCTCGGGCATTTTTCGCCGACCAGTTCGAGACGGATGCCAATTTTTCCGCACACTATGAACACACAGGTCCAGAAATATGGACACAAACGCAGGGACACGTGGATGCCTTTGTCGCTGGCACCGGGACGGGTGGCACGCTCTCGGGCGTGTCGGCCTACCTCAAAGAGGTGAGTCCGTCGGTCCTCACAGTCGCCGCCGATCCACCGGGCTCGGGCGTGTACAATCGCATCCAGTATGGCGTCATGTACAATGCCACCGAAGCAGaaggcacgcgccgccgacatCAAGTTGATACCGTGGTAGAAGGCATTGGACTCAACCGTCTTACGCGCAATCTGGAGCTGGGCTTGCCGTTTATTGATGCCGCTGAGCGTGTGACGGACGATGAAGCTGTGCGCATGTCGCGGTGGCTTTCGACGCATGATGGCCTGTTCCTAGGCTCATCGTCCGCCGTGCATTGCGTCGCAGCTGTCCGCACAGCGCTTCGTCTGAAGGCGCAGCGCCCTGATACTCGACCTGTCGTCGTCACGATTCTGTACGTATACCATCGCTTACGCAGCGCCGATTCTGGCTCACGACATCTGTCCAAGTTTCAGAacgacgaggccatgcaggcTCGTGGACTCAACGTGGTAGCTGACATTGCTGATATCCTAGCGCCATTATGATGACATACCCGCATATCGTTGGAAGAGCTGATGCTGCAAGTCTTTCTTGCGTTGTCGGAGttgctcgtgccgctgcaAGCGCCCTTGTAGGTACTCCACGGCCTCGAGTAGGATCGAGACT is a window of Malassezia restricta chromosome III, complete sequence DNA encoding:
- a CDS encoding cysteine synthase A, whose protein sequence is MDRLARVFTRYRYTGIWVVGFLVGLCTGLGALALARAHRALERASIRRKVARSSPNNDFVPIQLQQSHSIVSGVEGMIGNTPLVRIRSLSDLTGCEILGKAEFVNPGGSPKDRVALQIITEAEKDELLVPHTGSWIFEGTVGSTGISLATLACAKGYRCCIVVPDDVAEEKATLLRRLGAVVEAVRPRGIVDPRHFVNEARTRAQSWKPNRHEPCARAFFADQFETDANFSAHYEHTGPEIWTQTQGHVDAFVAGTGTGGTLSGVSAYLKEVSPSVLTVAADPPGSGVYNRIQYGVMYNATEAEGTRRRHQVDTVVEGIGLNRLTRNLELGLPFIDAAERVTDDEAVRMSRWLSTHDGLFLGSSSAVHCVAAVRTALRLKAQRPDTRPVVVTILADSGSRHLSKFQNDEAMQARGLNVVADIADILAPL